One genomic window of Bacillus mycoides includes the following:
- a CDS encoding YwqH-like family protein produces the protein MGIEELNSQKSGLLSSISHQQGQLAELQMKLRRLITAKGKFVNNLEAIKQNQEQFKSLEINESSWKGQRATTFKETYEQQVISNLGKFIGELGRVQEDIDQAIRRLEREIAACESSILSLSRSVSMVDASIQVEVQKAGK, from the coding sequence ATGGGGATAGAGGAATTAAATAGTCAAAAATCTGGTTTATTAAGTAGTATAAGTCATCAACAAGGGCAATTGGCTGAATTACAAATGAAACTAAGAAGGCTAATAACTGCTAAGGGGAAATTTGTAAATAATCTTGAAGCAATTAAACAAAATCAAGAGCAGTTTAAGTCTTTAGAAATAAACGAGAGTAGTTGGAAAGGGCAAAGAGCAACTACTTTTAAAGAAACGTATGAACAACAAGTTATTTCTAATTTAGGGAAGTTTATTGGAGAACTAGGGAGAGTGCAAGAAGACATCGATCAAGCCATACGGCGGCTTGAAAGAGAAATCGCTGCATGTGAGTCTAGTATTCTTTCATTAAGTCGAAGTGTTTCAATGGTTGACGCTAGTATTCAAGTAGAAGTACAGAAGGCGGGGAAATGA
- a CDS encoding TIGR04197 family type VII secretion effector, producing MGEIKLNKGVFDAKVSELKSGASDLGKTKFNGMQLHRTNLSKLKKYCEAIEKLSKKVQQYEQILQKDISRIQQTGQEMVQQDEKLGKDLKDSSAHRAM from the coding sequence ATGGGGGAAATTAAATTAAATAAAGGGGTATTTGATGCGAAAGTAAGTGAATTGAAAAGTGGCGCTAGTGATTTAGGTAAGACTAAATTTAATGGTATGCAGTTACATCGTACGAATTTAAGTAAACTGAAAAAATATTGTGAAGCGATCGAAAAGTTATCGAAAAAAGTGCAGCAATATGAACAAATACTCCAAAAAGATATTAGTAGAATTCAGCAAACAGGACAAGAAATGGTTCAGCAAGATGAAAAGCTTGGAAAAGATTTGAAAGACAGTTCAGCTCACCGTGCTATGTAA
- a CDS encoding T7SS effector LXG polymorphic toxin, protein MSKIIELQEVKELQERFNSSAEELNQHLETLQQKIEDFTQINSFQGKAADTIKNHLSTVHGAVITGFTVTTEMLKSQFQKAIEEFNSEVDSDADAKIHGSYLDDVKKKVNGYSEGFSHSNEEAKKTVGTISDIVAIQYPSSSSITEGAVKSQKEISDTLEKLETYNSKQSDLQEFDELMRKIDEGMKQIKVNNGNLSSASIGKLLADTSIGNIIKGLADAMTKFDIGNKGAKATLNAYIRMHYVTKKLGLEVLFDPKGRKGKGAYTLSTSKKEDMVLAERILKMDNKDDVLFKYLKDKLEFKFEGLKTTKEQIKKARRNIYKLPEFQNYADFQMDRENKGLPTAIGKKGLSSFKAAWADGLKDINPMKWKEAFKGLGKAGGILKGAGIFGAVVSVGGNVVDAKEGGWQLKDVVDIATDSAVDIGANAGAMAAGAVAGSFFLPPLGTVVGAGVAVGITAVANIKWKKFGGDSAIDLAKKGVKNVTEKIEEKFKIGEKLKSIFW, encoded by the coding sequence ATGAGCAAAATCATAGAGTTACAAGAAGTAAAAGAACTGCAAGAGCGCTTTAATTCAAGTGCCGAAGAGTTAAATCAACATTTGGAAACATTGCAGCAAAAAATAGAGGACTTTACACAAATTAACTCTTTTCAAGGGAAAGCTGCTGATACTATTAAGAATCATTTATCTACAGTTCATGGAGCTGTTATCACTGGATTTACAGTTACAACGGAAATGTTAAAAAGTCAATTTCAAAAAGCAATAGAGGAGTTTAACAGTGAGGTTGACAGTGATGCAGATGCGAAAATTCATGGAAGTTATTTGGATGATGTAAAGAAAAAAGTTAATGGATATAGTGAGGGATTCAGCCACTCTAATGAAGAGGCAAAAAAAACAGTAGGTACGATTAGTGACATCGTCGCAATTCAATATCCATCATCATCAAGCATCACTGAAGGCGCTGTAAAAAGCCAAAAAGAAATCAGTGATACATTAGAAAAATTAGAGACTTATAACAGTAAGCAAAGTGACCTGCAAGAGTTTGATGAATTAATGCGTAAAATAGATGAGGGAATGAAACAAATAAAAGTGAATAATGGGAATTTGTCTAGCGCCTCAATAGGGAAGTTATTAGCTGACACATCAATTGGAAATATCATTAAGGGATTGGCAGATGCCATGACTAAGTTTGATATTGGGAATAAGGGAGCTAAGGCTACTTTAAATGCTTACATACGCATGCATTATGTTACAAAGAAATTGGGTTTGGAAGTTCTTTTCGATCCTAAAGGCCGAAAAGGTAAAGGGGCATATACATTATCGACTTCTAAGAAAGAAGATATGGTTTTAGCAGAAAGAATACTTAAAATGGATAATAAAGATGACGTGTTATTCAAATATTTAAAGGATAAATTAGAATTTAAATTCGAGGGTTTGAAAACAACAAAGGAACAAATAAAAAAGGCACGCAGAAATATTTATAAATTACCAGAGTTTCAAAATTACGCAGATTTTCAAATGGATCGGGAGAACAAAGGATTGCCTACCGCTATTGGGAAAAAAGGACTGAGTTCATTTAAAGCTGCTTGGGCAGACGGCTTAAAGGATATTAATCCTATGAAATGGAAAGAAGCGTTTAAAGGCCTAGGTAAAGCAGGAGGAATATTGAAAGGAGCAGGTATTTTTGGAGCGGTTGTGTCAGTTGGAGGTAATGTTGTTGATGCTAAAGAAGGTGGTTGGCAGTTAAAAGATGTAGTGGATATAGCAACAGATTCAGCTGTAGATATTGGAGCAAATGCTGGAGCGATGGCAGCTGGTGCTGTAGCAGGATCGTTTTTCCTTCCGCCGCTTGGTACTGTGGTAGGAGCTGGTGTTGCAGTTGGTATTACAGCGGTAGCAAATATAAAATGGAAAAAATTCGGTGGGGACAGTGCGATTGATCTTGCTAAAAAAGGAGTCAAAAATGTAACTGAAAAGATAGAAGAAAAATTTAAAATAGGGGAGAAACTTAAATCTATATTTTGGTAA
- a CDS encoding DUF5085 family protein has protein sequence MKIQYKALSLLNLISITQIVKKEDWLLPAIALRNQVVHNGIYAVGPVLFKYQPLDNEPEYGEYTYSVPVNERVKLGENSAYEYVDGLIIEEALSVRFTDEDGDIEEAYNLIHEFAEQHHIKLDNGFYHVCLDVYGDMWLDIYAPIIEVGETIK, from the coding sequence ATGAAAATTCAATATAAAGCATTATCACTTTTAAATTTAATTAGTATTACTCAAATTGTAAAAAAAGAAGATTGGTTATTACCTGCTATCGCACTGAGAAATCAAGTTGTTCATAATGGAATATATGCTGTAGGTCCTGTTCTTTTTAAATATCAGCCATTGGACAATGAACCAGAGTACGGCGAATATACGTATTCTGTTCCAGTAAATGAACGTGTTAAATTAGGGGAGAATTCTGCATATGAATACGTTGATGGATTAATTATTGAAGAGGCATTAAGTGTTCGATTTACTGATGAAGATGGTGATATTGAGGAGGCTTATAATTTAATACATGAGTTTGCAGAACAGCATCATATTAAATTAGATAATGGTTTTTATCACGTATGTTTAGACGTATACGGTGACATGTGGCTAGATATTTATGCTCCTATTATAGAAGTAGGTGAAACAATAAAATGA
- a CDS encoding DUF5085 family protein has translation MIIEGQSIAYTNVVSKEYYFHYEDMEEAIEHFMSEIATANLTVKGPMFYALKNIPSDENMYVELFMPVNEDKIPASETLQFRSYYYVDEMLMKRYTGDYEKLTEQVYGEMLLYMEDNNLNLASPIYHVFSGDESLQYVEVKIAVYSEV, from the coding sequence ATGATAATTGAAGGACAAAGTATTGCATATACAAATGTTGTTTCGAAAGAGTACTATTTTCATTACGAAGATATGGAAGAAGCAATTGAACATTTTATGTCAGAAATTGCAACAGCGAATTTAACAGTAAAAGGTCCGATGTTTTATGCTTTGAAAAATATACCATCTGATGAAAATATGTACGTTGAATTATTCATGCCAGTAAATGAGGATAAAATTCCAGCATCAGAAACACTTCAATTTAGGAGCTATTATTATGTTGATGAGATGCTCATGAAACGATATACGGGAGATTATGAAAAATTAACAGAGCAGGTATATGGTGAAATGCTTCTGTATATGGAGGATAATAATCTGAATTTAGCCTCGCCAATTTATCATGTGTTTAGCGGTGATGAGTCTTTACAGTATGTTGAAGTGAAAATCGCGGTATATAGTGAAGTATAA